One Scylla paramamosain isolate STU-SP2022 chromosome 5, ASM3559412v1, whole genome shotgun sequence genomic region harbors:
- the LOC135100673 gene encoding uncharacterized protein LOC135100673: MIFFEVGIQNHTTDGDVSYCLHLDTCDVSLDVAQATDEFPLCLAHLTITEDDISLYSKGLLEAEGCKLGKKNRKLMASHKGLKGHLISLELLQLLLSLGLEIQCVHAIYNFRQAPYLKPFIERNVTQCENEMCAIKNCICKLMSNAVYGRSMLSEVKYGLQQKLVTKRKSFLKYIRNPSFKRVHQLGEDQVICVNSKNTIKIRKPNYLGYHILEVAKKYMYNFWYRVTKANYGERAKLAYEDKDSFIFSLHIPTNLNDELKHGPMANFLDTSNFASDHPCFNGERKGQLGLLKSETGSTLIKEAIILKPKMYSLLLEDDKQVPRGKGIPTHQ, encoded by the coding sequence atgattttttttgaagttggcatccagaatcacACGACAGATGGCGATGTCAGTTACTGTCTGCATTTGGACACCTGCGACGTTTCCCTGGACGTGGCCCAGGCCAcggacgagttccctctgtgccttGCACATttgactattacagaagatgacatctcgcTGTACAGTAAAggactgttagaagctgagggttGTAAGCTTGGGAAGAAAAATCGTAAACTCATGGCCAGTCATAAAGGACTGAAAGgtcatctcatcagtctggaattgctgcaacttttactctcacttggactggaaatacaatgtgtcCATGCTATATATAActtcagacaggctccatacctgaaacctttcatagaaaggaacgttACTCAGTGTGAAAATGAGATGTGCGCCATTAAAAATtgcatttgcaaactgatgtcaaacgcagtCTATGgcagatccatgttatctgaagtgaagtatgggctccaacagaaattagtgacaaaaagaaagtctttcctgaagtatATAAGAAATCCTTCCTTTAAAAGGGTacaccaattaggcgaggaccAAGTCATATGcgtcaacagtaagaatacgattaaaatcagaaagccaaattacttgggttaccatattttagaagtggcaaagaagtatatgtacaacttttggtatcgtgtcaccaaagctaattatggggagagagctaaattagcttatgaagataAGGACAGTTTCATATTTAGTCtacacatacctacaaacttaaatgatgaactgaaacatggacccatggcaaattttctcgacaccagtaactttgcttcagatcacccgtgttttaatggggagcggaagggtcaactaggcttgctgaaatctgaaaccggatccacgctcatcaaagaggcaatcatattaaagccaaagatgtattcgctgctgttggaagatgacaagcaagtacCTCGAGGTAAAGGTATTCCAACTCACCAgtaa
- the LOC135100960 gene encoding uncharacterized protein LOC135100960 produces the protein MEQADKHFILRTAERISFRFDIYLGDAVGKQSRADHEDVDVERMSEPAKKKLIFSDDDMSPLPVTPPPDVLSGQESQQSQQQPQPQRQPQQQLRPLPPESLMLLPPETQPRRSDELAVGGNEGQEVNKSQKNRIYIYIYIYIYIYIYIYIYIYIYIYIYIPLNTPEDVSMPKLPNDS, from the exons atggagcaagctGACAAACATTTCATCTTGAGAACCGCAG aacgtatctctttccgctttgatatctatTTGGGAGATGCTGTTGGTAAGCAAAGCCGTGCCGACCATGAGGATGTCGATGTGGAGAGAATGTCGGagcctgcaaagaagaaattgatctttagcGATGATGACATGTCACCGCTGCCAGTGACCCCACCTCCTGATGTCTTGTCAGGACAGGAGTCACAGCAGTCGCAGCAGCAACCACAGCCACAGCGGCAGCCACAGCAGCAGTTGCGGCCACTACCTCCGGAGTCACTGATGCTGCTGCCCCCCGAAACACAGCCGCGGCGGTCAGATGAGTTGGCTGTAGGCGGCAATGAGGGCCAGGAGGTGAACAAGTcacagaaaaacagaatatatatatatatatatatatatatatatatatatatatatatatatatatatatatatatatatatatatatatatatacccctAAACACGCCAGAGGATGTCAGCATGCCAAAACTCCCCAATGattcctag